The window AAGGAACCCCCATCTCCTTACTTTTTCACGAAAAGTCTTTCCCCGCAAAGACTTCTGACGAGACTTCTGCTGAGGAAACTTCTGACGAGACGCTTGCAAGCTCATCTACTCCCTTTGTCCCTGCACCAAGCGCATCTGCTCCTACGCCCTCGGCTCTTGTCTCTACGCACTCGGCACCTCCTGTCTCTGAACCAAGcgcctcttctcctcttgtCCCTACGCCAAGCGCTTCTACTCCTCTTGTCCCTGCGCCAAGTGCGTCGACTCTTCCAGTCCCTGCACCAAGCGCGTCGACTCTTCCTGTCCCCGGACAAAGCGCATCGACTCTTCCTGTCCCTGCGCCAAGCGCAACCACATCTCTTGTCCCTGCACCAAGCGCGTCGACTCTTCCTGTCCCCGGACAAAGCGCGCCTATTCCTCTTGTCCCTGCGCCAAGCGCGTCGGTCCCCAAAGATGCACCTTTCCCAGCGGGATACCAAATGCTGCTGGCACAGCTCGCGGCTGAACCAGATTTCTACCGAGATACCGGCTTAGGGCTTCCGATCGCCTCGCTAACGAAACTGCGACAAAGCGCAGAAGAGGATCCCCTGTCTACATGGGCGCTACAGCGACGGTTCACACCGTCCGACCGTTCCCGAGTCTTGGCTTTGCTCGACAGTGACAACCCCGAAGCGGTTCTCCAGCTGGTGGGGCGGATAGTCACAGAGTCTCAGAGACATCGTGTCCAAGACGCCATGAGATTCGGAGACTCCGTACGCGACCTCGACCTCTTCCTGCAGGACGTCCCCGAGACGATCAGGGACAATGTTAAGGCACTTCTGCGATCCGCCAACGCCTTCGATACGGTCGAAGGACCGCCGCCAACGCCCGACATCTGaatctttttctttcttcttctttgctcGAATTTGCCATGGTTGGACAACGATATCTGCGCGCGGGGGGAGGGTCTGCTTTGGAGCTTGCTTTTAACCAGAATAATGCGATCATCACCACGATATCTGAGATTGTACATCCACACGTATTTTCGCAATAGCATCTACCTAGAGACGTATATCCTTTCCTGGCTGCTCGGCAGTGACAAAGACTGGAGCTGGGTTTGGACTAGATGTTGTTGTGAAGTACACGTAGCTGCCtattcttccttcctttcaCTCGCACTCGCTTCCATCCCCGTTTTCTTTCCACCCACGTatcctcttttctttccatcccTCTTCATCTCATTTTTCGTCTCGTCTGGGTCTGGGGCTCTGCCCTCACTCTCTTTCCAGGTCTGCAGAGCAAGACCTCTCCTGCCTCTGCTCTCGCTCTTTTTCCAGGTCTGCAGAGCAAGACCTCTTCTGCCTctgctctcgctctctttcCAGGTCTGCAGAACAAGACCTCTTTTACTTCTACCCTCACTCTCTTTCCCAGGTCTGCAGAACAAGACCTCTTCTGCCTCTGCCCATCCACCTGTTCACGCTCGCTCGCAGTGTCGACTCGACGCATTGTCTGGTCCACGCTCGTTTATCGACCCTCGCTGCTCATCTCATTGAGCAGTAGCTGCTTCATATATATTTACAACTCCACTCGTCAGCATTGCGCTCCCTCGGGTGGCCACTGAAGCCATGGTTCCAACCACACAGGAAGCCGTGGGTCCAGACTTTAACAGCTCAGACATCGAATTCGGCACCCCAGTGCATAAGTCTAACAACCGCGCTGGGCAGTGGTCGATAgagcagatcatccagcGAGCCACCACGGATCGCATTGCATCCAAGAAAACCGTCAAGCAGCTTGCGTTCGGACGTGGAGCCCCTTCGACGCTTGATAGACAGGATCTCTGGATACGACGGTTCACGGAATACCGGAGACACACTCTCTCACAAGATCCCACGAAGCCTTTCAGTGGCGATGACTTGATCCGGTTTTTGGACAGCGTCATCGGTAAGAGTCTATCCTATCAACCAACGGTCCTTACTAACGCTAACGTCGTTTCGTCAATAGGAATACTCAAACCTGGGGGCCAAGGAAGACCAGCACCATCGAAGTTGACGATTATAGCTGGGATCACTGTCATTTTGCAGTATGGCAATTTTACCTGGGATGATGCGAAAGACGGATACAGATTCTCACGTCACGACCGTGAGCGGTTACAGACGTGGATGCACGACGCTACTAAGGATGGTCGACTAGTGAAAGGAACGTGGAATCCTAAGACCTGGATAGGATTTTCTACGTTGTCCCGGATGGTGCTCAAATTCTTACAACATCACCACGAAGTTGGCATTGGGAACTGGGACATTGTTATCGCCCGTTGTCTAGCAGCCACACTCGTGAGTGCGGTTGCGGGCAGAAGCGGAGACGTCGCTCGGACGGGGAAATACAAAGGGATGGAGTATCTACAGTGGAGACACATCAAGATGTCTCTGCCCCATGGAAGCTCACCGTCTTTCGCTCACATCGAAGCGAGTATCACACTCGCATCCGTCAAAGGTTATAAAGACGTGCGCAATGCAGAGACGGTGCGTTACATTCGGCCACTGACGGAGTCTCTACACATGTGCCCACTCTCGTGGATGATTGTACACGCGCTTCGACAAGGACTAGTCTATGGAACGACGCTGGCTGAAGTCTTGGCCCACACATTTCAGAGACCTGACCGTACCATTGAGTGGCGTCACCCTGACTTCCCTGTGCTCCCGCTCTTCGATAATAGAGACAATCTAAGACGCTGTGCTCTGTCTAGACCTGCTTCAACGAAGCAGGTCTATGACACCATCCAACAAATGGGTCTGATATCGAATATCCTCGCTCGGGTATACCCACATTCGCTGAGGCTAGGCGCAGCTCGCGACGTCGCACATCTTCCGAAGACCACAGAAGGAAATGGATTTGTGACTGACGAGCACCGGCAAATCCTTGGCCATAGTCATGCGTCCAAATTCCGTGGAGTTACTGACGACTATGTGGGCGAAAATTCTCTGGAATCTTACAACGCTCGTGCCGAAAATCAAGCCAAACGCCACAGACGGGAGCCGCATTTTAGTGATACCTCGGCATTTGAATACGTCCACCGTCCGAGTTCCCTGGAAGAACGGAATGCAAAATGCCACGGACGTTGGGATGTACTTACTCAAAACCAGAGGGATTACATCCGCTCCGCCATTCGAAGAGATCGCTGGAAAGAATTTATTGACAGAGAAGGTCTTATACCGGGTAAGTTCCACCCCTTTCGAAGTTACGTCCTGGTGCTACGGCATATGCTAATGGGATGATGTAGAGGAGCAGGCAGAACCAGGAGCCATCCCTGCCGGCCGCGACCACGACCAAAGAGCTCCGCAGAACGATGCCACGTCCGACCTAGACTACTCGCCTCGCTTCAATCCGGCTgccgatgtcgatgtcgatgcctcATCGGCGCCCTGGCTCTTGCCGCAGTCCAATGGGCTGGCCTTCACAGACCTTACACTTGCGCCAGGTAATTCTTACCCTCCCGCGTCCTTGTGCTATGATATGTGCTGACCTCATGATGTAGATGAGCAGACTCATGAGGACCTTCAGGACATTGATATCGACGACATGGAGGTCAACCAGGACGAGTTGAATGCGCTGGTCGAAACCGCTCTCACACAGACTTCCTCTACCGCGACAATTGACGAGGATACGTACGTGCTGTTAGAGACACCATCCACAGATGTTATGTACTCGGATAGTACATTGTTCATCAACCACTACGCTCAAGTCAATGTCGTTAAACACCGCCTATTCGCAGCGCGCTACAAAGATTTCGTGGCAACAGGATCCGCTGATGCGATCAGCCCGTATTGCATGCGTGGTAACTCGCGTGCTGAGCCTACGGCTTTTGTCTTTCGATGCAAGAAGACGCCTGGGTGTCAGTACGAGAGTATCGATAAGCACGCGCTCGTCGATCACCAGAGGTACTGCAGCGAGGGCCTTGTACGACTTCGGCAGAGATCCCGCGAGTTTCTATGCACCTGGCCTGGATGCAGCAAGGCGTACCCGTCCAACAGATTCTTACAGACGCACGTGAGAACAAAGCATGAGTGGGTTCCAAAGCCGTGTCCCTATGGATGCAACCCTGAAATGCTTTTCACGACCGCACATTCTCACGCTACTCACATAAGGTTCAAGCATCCCAGCGGGCCTTGGCCCGCCGATTGCTTGGTACCCGGATGTACAGATGGAGGTTTCGTGGCGGCCCCGACGTTACGGCGTCATCTACTGACAGCACATGGCCTGGATTCCGATGCACAGACGCCGTACGTACCAATTACGCAAGTGCAACGAAGCAAATTCGTCCCAGACCAGCCGTGCGTTTTTCCAGACGG of the Penicillium psychrofluorescens genome assembly, chromosome: 1 genome contains:
- a CDS encoding uncharacterized protein (ID:PFLUO_002199-T1.cds;~source:funannotate); the protein is MAYTHTPEDDEFVKEVAHLKWKCEQKLKKATSLSLNPELFSPGEPYGSYPERHMGGKLIKSSVDDWKMWEPSGPSDFVTTDPQGKPKVVCAPYNVRLSDNGVYLALVYLPKGERGKRFAWDFDIKGSIRHDRPPVGEAPLIWAHNLPYFAVVGRSYILELWASQAGAQDDWDKCKDRPHFLCTERLQGTPISLLFHEKSFPAKTSDETSAEETSDETLASSSTPFVPAPSASAPTPSALVSTHSAPPVSEPSASSPLVPTPSASTPLVPAPSASTLPVPAPSASTLPVPGQSASTLPVPAPSATTSLVPAPSASTLPVPGQSAPIPLVPAPSASVPKDAPFPAGYQMLLAQLAAEPDFYRDTGLGLPIASLTKLRQSAEEDPLSTWALQRRFTPSDRSRVLALLDSDNPEAVLQLVGRIVTESQRHRVQDAMRFGDSVRDLDLFLQDVPETIRDNVKALLRSANAFDTVEGPPPTPDI
- a CDS encoding uncharacterized protein (ID:PFLUO_002200-T1.cds;~source:funannotate): MDFHASKFRGVTDDYVGENSLESYNARAENQAKRHRREPHFSDTSAFEYVHRPSSLEERNAKCHGRWDVLTQNQRDYIRSAIRRDRWKEFIDREGLIPEEQAEPGAIPAGRDHDQRAPQNDATSDLDYSPRFNPAADVDVDASSAPWLLPQSNGLAFTDLTLAPDEQTHEDLQDIDIDDMEVNQDELNALVETALTQTSSTATIDEDTCYVLG